The Agrococcus sp. SGAir0287 DNA window ATGCGTTCCTGCTGACGTATCTGCGAGGGCCGAGCGACATCCTGGTGATGCTGGCACAGGATCTGCAGCGCGACCCGCTGCCCTCCTAGCGGACGCGGCCGAGGTGCACCGCGACGTGGAGCATCGCCGCCATCGTCTCGGCGTCCACGATCTCGCCACGGCCGATCATCGCGAGGACCTCGCCGAAGGGCACGCGCCGCACGTCGGCGATGCCCTCCTCCTCCTGCGTCGCGCGCGTGGCTGCCGCGCCGCCGCCGACCGGCCGCAGGCCGCGGGCGAGGAAGACGTGCTCGGGGGCGTCGCAGATGCCGTTGAGCGACGACATGCCGCCGACACGGATCCACTCGGCCGCCTCGAGCCCCGTCTCCTCCGCGAGCTCCCGACGCGCGGCGACGAGCGCATCCTCGCCGTCGGTCGAGCCCGCGGGCACCTCGATCGACCAGCGGCCGGTCGTGTAGCGGTAGAGGTGCACGAGCACGACCTCGTCGTCGTCCGTCAGCGCGACGACGAACACCGCGGGGTTCGCGACCTCGACGACGCCGTAGATGCCGGAGCCGCCGTCGGGGCGCACGACCTCGTCCTCGCGCAGCCGCATCCATCGGTTGGCGTACACCTCGCGGGTCGAGGTGGTCGTCCAGCCGGTCGCTCGCTCGTCGGTCACGCTGCCATCCTGCCCGCGCGGCCGTCGACGTGCGACGCGGAAGGAGCGTGGGTCAGGCGGCCTCGGCGAACGCCTCGGGGTCGAGGCTGCGACGCACGGCCTCGATCGCGACGACGTCGAGCACCCGGGCGTCGTCCGCGCCGCCCGCGCGCACCATGGCGTCGACGAGCATCGCCGCGCGCAGCGTAGCCGTCCGCGCCCTCCAGGCGTCCGCGCCGAGCGCGACGAGCGCGGCGACGGCCGGGCCAGTCGCCTCGATCCACGCGGCCTCCGCGTCGAACGCGTCGACGGGATCGACGCGGTCGCCGATGCCGAGCGCGAGGTACGACGGTTCGGCATCGCGCGTCGCTCGGATGGCCGCGACGATCGCGCGCGCGACCGACGCGTCGTCGGCGGCGGCGATCGCGAGGATCTCGTCGAGGTGGCGGTGCAGGCGCAGCCGCGCACGCGTGCCGAGCGCCTCGAGCAGCGCCGTGCGGTCGGGGAAGTAGCGGTACACCGTGCCGATCGACACCTCGGCGCGCGCGGCGACGTCGCCCGTCGTCAGCGACTCGCGCCCGCGCGCGGCGACCTCATGCGCCGCGGCGTCGAGCAGCGCGTCGATGCGACGCCCTGCGCGCGGCGACGGCGTCTCGATGCGCACCCCGATGCCGTCGGGCAGGGCTTCCGGCGCGGCGCCGGCGATCGCGGTGCTCTCGGTCATCGCGCGATGCCTCCGGTTGCTGACTCATCCTCACGAACCCGCCCGAGCATAGCCCTGCCGACGATGGATGCCGCGTCGGGGTACACGGCGCGCCGTCAGCGCAGCAGGCGGGACAGGACGCGATCGGAGAGCGGCCTGCCGCCCGTCTGGCACGTGGGGCAGTACTGGAAGGTCGAGTCGGCGTACTCGACCTGCCGGATCGTGTCGCCGCAGACCGGGCACGCCTCGCCCGTGCGCCCGTGCACGCGCATGTCGCTGCGCTTCTCGGACTTGAGGCTCGACGCGGGCACGCCCGACCGCGCCGTCACCGCATCCTGCAGCGTCTCGCGCATCGCGACGTACAGGCGGTGCCGATCGTCGGCGCCCATCGACGCCGGATGGAACGGCGACATGCGCGCGACGTGGAGGATCTCGTCGGAGTAGGCGTTGCCGATGCCCGCGATGCGCCGCTGGCTGCGCAGCACGCCCTTGATCTGCGCGCGCCCCGCCTCGTCGAGCACCGCGCCGAACGCCGCCTCGTCGAAGTCGGGCGCGAGCGGGTCGGGACCGAGCGTCGCGATGTCGCGCACGTCGCTCGGGTCGCGCACGACGTGGATCGCGAGCCCCTTCTTCGTGCCGGCCTCCGTCATGTCGAAGCCCGCGTCGTCGTCGAGCATGAGCTGCGCAGCGAGCGGGCCCTTGCCCATGCGCGGCCGAGCCTTCGGCGCCTCGTCGCGCCACCGCAGCCACCCTGCGCGAGCGAGGTGGATGCACACGTGCAGCACGCTCGGGGCGTCGCCGACCGTCGCGACCGCCAGGTCGAGCCACTTGCCGTGCCGCTCGACGCTCGTGACCTCGCCGCCGTCGAGCGCACGCGCAGGCGGGTCGAAGGTCTTCAGCGCCGAGATGGCGTAGACGTCGAGCCGACGCACGCGTCGGCCGACGAGGCGGCCGCGCAGATCGTCGGCGAGCGCCTGCACCTCGGGCAGCTCGGGCATGCGAGCAGTCTGCCCGCCGCCGCCGACATGCGCGAGGGGTCGCGCGTGCGTCGCGCATCCTCGCGACCCGCCGACGCGCCCGCGACCCCCTGACGCCGCATGGGCTCGACGGGGCATGCTGGGGGCACGTCGTACGAGGTGCGACGTGCGAGGAGACCACGTGCCAGCATCCGCCCCGGCCATCTGCGCCATCGGTACGGCGGTGCCCGCCGCCCGGCTCGAGCAGCAGGCGGCGCGCGACCTCCTCGCGCGGCAGCCGGATCTCACGCGGCTGGGCGCGCGCCTCGTGCGCACGGCGTTCGACGCGTCGGCGATCGACGCGCGGCACGTCGTGCTCGACGAGCTCGTCGAGCCCCGCGAGACGCCCTTCTTCGACGTCGAGCACGACGCCCTGCGCAGCCCGTCGACGCGGGTGCGCAACACGCGGTACGCCGAGCACGCGCCGACGCTCGCGCTCGATGCGGCGAGCGCGGCGCTCGCAGACGGCGGGCTCGAGCCGACCTCGATCACCCATGTCGTGACGGCCTCGTGCACGGGGTTCTTCGCGCCCGGCATCGACCATCTGCTCGTGCGCGACCTCGGGCTGCCGTCGTCGACCCCGCGCCTCCACGTGGGCTTCATGGGCTGCTACGCCGCGTTCCCCGCGCTCCGCGCCGCCGACGCGATCTGCCGCGCCGATCCGCGCGCCGTCGTGCTCGTCGTCTGCGTCGAGCTGTGCTCGCTGCACCTGCGATCGTCGAGCGATCCCGACACGATCGTCGCCTCGTCGGTCTTCGCCGACGGCGCCGGCGCCGCCATCGTCGCCGTGCGCCCGCAGCCGCGGTCGAGCCTGCGCATCGACGCCCTCGCCTCGGCCATCGCGCCCTCCAGCGAGGAGGAGATGGCGTGGACCATCGGCGACGAGGGCTTCGAGATGGTGCTCTCGGGCGCCGTGCCACGGCTCATCGGTGCCAACGTCGTCGAGGCGATCGCGCCGCTCGCCGACGCGCGTCGGGCGGGGTCGTGGCCCGAGGTCGCGGGATGGGCGGTGCACCCGGGCGGTCGCGCCATCCTCGACACCGTGCAGCGCACGCTCGGGCTCGACGACGCGGCGCTAGCGCCCTCGCGGCGCGTGCTCGCCGAGCGCGGCAACATGTCGAGCGCGACGGTGCTGCACATCCTCCAGGCGCAGCTGCGCGAGCGATCGCCGGGCGAGCAGGTGTGCGCGATGGCCTTCGGGCCGGGGCTCACGATGGAGTCGGCCCTCCTGACCATGCAGGAGCCGGCGTGAGGTCGCTCGAGCGGCGCTCGCACGAGCTCGAGCGCATGGACGATCCGCACGTCGATGTCGCGCTGCTCGAGCGCACCTACCGGCAGTTCGAGACGGTGAACCGCATCGTGTCGCGCTGGCGATGGCTTTACGTCCGCCGCATCCGACCGACGCTGCCGCGGGATCGCACCGCGACGGTCCTCGACGTCGGCTCGGGCGGCGGGGACGTCGCCCGAGCCCTCGCCAGCTGGATCCGCTCCGACGGCATCGACGCGCTCGTGACGGGCATCGACCCCGACGAGCGCGCGCACGCGTTCGCGACGGCGCGACCGGCTCCGGGCGTGCGGTTCGAGCGCGCGTCGAGCGCCGATCTCGTCGCCGACGGCCGTCGCTTCGACGTCGTCGTCTCGAACCACGTGCTGCACCATCTCGACGACCGCGCGCTCGCCGGCGTGCTCGCGGACAGCGAGGCGCTGACCGATCGGCTCGCGATCCACGCCGACCTCGAGCGCGCACGCGTGCCGCTCGTCGCCTTCGGGCTCGCCACGTGGCCGCTGCGGCGGGGATCCCTGCTGCACGACGACGGCACCGCATCCATCCGACGCAGCCATCGCGCCGCAGAGCTGCGCACGCTCGTGCCCGACCCGTGGCGCGTCGAGCGGCTCGCGCCCTACCGGCTGCTCGCCGTGCTCGACCGCGGGAGGCGAGCGTGACGGCGTCGCGGCGGCTGGCGGTCGGCGCCCTCGCGGTCTATGCGACGACCGCGTCGATGGGCGTCGGCCTCGCGACCGGCGCGTGGCGCAACGAGCGCCACCGATGGGTGCACCACGTCGGCTTCATCGGCGTCACGACGCTCGCGGCCGCCGCCGTCGTCGTCGGCCTCGTCGACGCGCCCCGCCGCGCCGGCCGCATCCTGCCCGCGCTGCTGCCGCTCGCGACGCTGCCGCGCATCCCCACGCGATCCACGCGGCATCCGCTCGTCGCGCTCACCGCCGCGCCGTGGCTCGTCGCCGCGACCCTGCCCCTGGAGAAGGAGTGACCATGGAGCTGTTCGACGCCATCCGCCGTCGCCGCACCACGAACGGCGCGTTCCTGCCCGATCCCGTGCGCGAGGAGCATCAGCGGCTCCTCATCGAGATGGCGGGCCGCGCGCCCTCGCAGCTCAACAGCCAGCCGTGGCGCTTCGTCATCACCGAGGACCGCGCGACGATCGAGCAGATCGCCGCGATCAGCGGGGCGAGCATGACGGAGGCGATGTCGAACGGCACCTTCTTCGAGCGCTACAAGCGCTACTTCCGCTTCTCGAAGCGGGAGATGGAGGAGCGTCGCGACGGGATGCTGTTCGACCGCCTCCCCGCGCCCCTGCGGCCCTTCACGAGCCAGGCGATGACGCCGCGCGGGCAGCGGCTCATGAACTCGCTCAAGGTGCCGCAGACGCTCGGCGAGGAGAACCGGCGACTCGTCGCGGGCGCGCCGCTGCTGCTCGGCGTCATGCTCGACCGCGCCGAGCACCGCCCGGGCGAGCTGTCGTCGTTCTACTCGCTGTTCAGCATGGGTGCGGCGATGGAGAACCTCTGGCTCTCGACCGTCGAGCTCGGCCTCGGCATCCAGTTCATCTCGTTCCCCATGGAGGTGCCGGGGCAGTGGGAGCGCATCGTCGAGCTGTTCAAGGTGCCCGACGAGCTCGAGCTCATGGCCGTCTACCGCATCGGCTACGTGCCCGAGGAGGCACGCAGGCCGCGCATCGACTGGTCGAGCTCCGAGCGCAAGCGCCCCTCGCAGATCGTCTTCCGCGACACGTGCGAGACGCCGCAGCTCGGCTGGGACGACGCGCCGGGCGACGCGCGCGGCTGAGCGAGCGGCTCAGCGCGAGTCGGCGAGCGAGCCGTCGGCGTCGTAGCGGCGCCAGTGGCCCGTCGAGATCAGGACGGGCTCCTCGGCCGGGTCGCGCACGACGAGCGCCGAGTCGTCGTCGATGAACCACACCTGCTGCCCGGTCTGGCCTGCGCGGACGGCCACCCGCTCCTCGACGCCTGCAGGCATGAAGTCCGCACCGAGGTGCCCGATGAAGCGCCAGTCGAACAGCGGCACGGCGGGCGCGACCTCGGTGAGCCCGAACATCTCGCGCTCCTCGCCGTTGCCCGCCGAGTCCCAGCGCTGCATCCCTCGGGAGAAGATCATCGAGCCTGCGCTCCAGCCGATGTACACCTTCTCCTCGAGCAGCTCGGCGAGCACGGGCGCGAGGCCCGTCGACAGCCACGCGTGCGCCGCCCAGAGGTCGCTGCCGCCGTAGCCCAGGATGACGTCGGCGCTGCGCAGCCGGGATGCCACCAGCTCGGCAGGGCCGGCGAAGAGCGAGGCGACGTCGAACTCGGCCCATCCGAGCGACCGCAGCAGCTCGAGGTGCTCGAGCAGCTTGGCGCTGTCGCCGGGGAAGCCGAGGATCGCGTCGATCACGACGACGACGCGCGCCTCGGCGATCGGCGTGCCGAGGAGGTCGACGAGCGCCTCCTCGATCGCGGCGTTGGCGATCCCGTTCGACGTGAGGAGCATGCGCATCGCGACAGGCTACGCGCGCGGATCGGCGGCGCGCGAGGAGTCTGCGGCCTAGGCTCGAGCCCATGATCGCCGTGCACCTGCGCTACACCGACGACCCCGGCCGCCTCGAGCTGCGCCCCCGCCATCGCGAGCTGCTGCAGGGCCTCGTCGAGGAGGGCGTGCTGCTCGCGGCCGGCCCGTACGAGCACGGCGAGGGCGCCCTGCTGCTCTTCGCGGCGGACCGCGACCGCGTGCAGCAGGCGATCGACGCCGACCCGTACATGACCCACCCCGGCGTCGTCATCACGGCGATCGAGGAGTGGAACCCCGCGATCGGCGGCATCCGCCCCCTCTGACCCACATCTGAGGTGTTCGGACGGATCCAACAGCAGAGACGGCCGAGAGCCTCAGAACGTCTCGCTGTAGGTTGAGCGGCATGCGCGTGCTCGACGACCTGGCCTCCGTCCGCCCGTTCACCGAGGAGCTGTACCGGCACCTCCACGCGCATCCCGAGCTGTCGGATCGCGAGCACGAAACCGCGGCGCGCATGGCCGCCGAGCTGCGTGCGACGGGCGTCGACGAGGTGCACGAGGGCGTCGGCGCCTCCACGGGCGTCGTCGGCATCCTCCGCAACGGCGAGGGCCCCACGATCCTCGTGCGCGCGGACATGGACGGCCTGCCGGTCGTCGAGGACGCGATCGTCGAGTACCGCTCGACGCAGACCGCCGAGATCGACGGGCAGACCGTCGGCGTCATGCACGCGTGCGGCCACGACGTGCACATGGCGACGCTGCAGGGATCCGTGCGCCTGCTCGCCGAGCACCGCGACGCGTGGAGCGGCACGCTCGTCGTCGTCTTCCAGCCTGCCGAGGAGACCATCGGCGGCGCCCGCGGCATGACGGATGCGCTGCGCGCCATCGTGCCCGACATCGACGTCGCGCTCGGCCAGCACGTCGGCCCCTACCCCGCGTCGAGCGTGCGCATCGCACCCGGCCCCGTCATGGCTGCGTGCGACGAGCTCATCGTCACGATCCACGGCCGTGGCGGTCACGGCTCGCAGCCCGAGACGACCGTCGACCCCGTCGTGCTGGCCGCATCCATCGTGCTGCGCCTGCAGACGATCGTGAGCCGCGAGATCCCGTCGACGGCGCAGGCGGTGCTCACGGTCGGCACGATCCACGCCGGCACGAAGTCGAACATCATCCCCGACACCGCACGCCTCGGCATCAGCATGCGCACGTACGACGAGGAGCTGCGCACGCGGATGCGCGCCGCGGTCGAGCGCATCGTGCAGGCCGAGTGCCAGGCGGCCGGCGCACCCGAGCCCGCCACGATCGAGCGCACGCTGTGGGCGCCCGTCACCGACAACGACCCCGAGACGACCGCGACCCTCACCGCCGCGCTCGCCGAGGAGTTCGGCGACGACGTGCACCCGATGGTGCGCCTGTCGGGCTCGGAGGACTTCTCGGAGCTCGCCGCCGCCTACGGCCGCCCCTACGCCTTCTGGTTCACGGGCGGCATCGACGACGAGCGCTACGCCGCCGCCGAGGCCGCCGGCACGCTGCTCACCGACATCCCCTCGAACCACTCCCCCGGGTTCGTGCCCGTGCTGCAGCCGACGCTGGATACGGCCGTGCGCGCCATGACGACCGCGGTGCTCGCGCACCTCGGTCGCTGACGCGCACCGTTCGCGTCAGGCCGCGTCGGGCTGCTCGAGCGGCGTGAGGCGGAAGATCGGGAACACGCGGCCCTGGGCCTTCGCCTCGTAGCCGCGGAACCCCTCGCCGACCTGGGTGAAGGCCTCCCACATCCGATCGCGCTCGGCACCGGTGAGCTCGGTCACCGCCACGCGGACGACGCGGATCGGCGCGCCGATGTCGCCGGCGACCTCGAGGTCGATCTCCGAGGCTCGGCGCAGCGAGTACGACCAGGCGGGGTGCTGCGGCGATCCGGCGGCGCTCGCCACGACGTGCCACGAGCCGCCCTGCTCGATCGCCATGAGCGGGATGAGCGCGATCGTGCCGTCGCGCTTCGGGATGTGCAGGAGGCCGAGCGATCGACCGAAGTCGATCGGCTCGCGCACCTCGCCCTCGCCAGCGCGGAAGGCGTCGATGATCATGTCGTTGAAGGCCATGGTGAGGGCAACGCCGGGCGCGGCCCGGGTGTTCCTGCCGCCCGCCGGGGCGCGGTCGCTCGCATGACCGCTCCTCGAGGTGCGAGCGGAGCGAGCCTCGAGAGGGGCCCCTGGACCGACGCGAACGATCGGGGACCCTTCGAGGCTCGCCCTTCGGGCTCGCACCTCAGGGAGCGTGTGGTGGGCGTCGCTGACCCGAGGCGCCCTACGCGATCGCGACGTGCGCCGTCGCCACGCGCCGCAGCAGCGGCCGCGTCGCGAGCAGGCCCGCGGCGACGATCAGCACCCCGAGCGCCACGACGCCCACCGTGACGAGGATGGTGAGGGGATCGAGCAGCAGCGCGAAGCCGAGCAGCGGCACGACGAGCACGCCTGCCGCGACGGCCGCCACGACCACGACGAGCAGGAGCGGCGACAGCACGGCCCGCCTCCGCGCAGCATCCATCGTCGCCACGTCCATGCCGCCGTGGTGCAGCGCACGAGAGACGGCGCGACCGTCGAGGATCGATGCGGCCTGCGTGAGGCCCACCGTGCACGCGACCGTGACGAACGAGCCGACGACGGTGATGACGAGGCCGGTGCGGATGTCGGCGGCGAGCGACGCCTCGCCCGCGGCCTCGGCGGTGCCGAGCAGGGCCGAGCCGACCCCGGCGATGACGCCGACGAACGTCACGAGCGCGACGCCGCCCACCTGCCGCCAGGCCGCCTTCGGCGACTCGAGCACCGTGCGGGCGGCGAGGAGCCGGGGAGGCGTCTGCGCGCGACGCACCTGCCAGCGCGCCTGCACGCCGAGGAGCCAGGGGCCGAGCAGCTGCAGCACGAGCATCGCGACGCCGAAGCCGATGCCGAGGACCGCGACCAGGGCGACGACGCCGAGCGCGGCGCCGATGCTGGAGAACGACGAGAACGCGCTCGCGACGATCGCCATGCCTGCGATGGCGAGCACGACGACGATCCAGTGCACGCGTGCCGGCGTCTCGCGTCGGGCGACGCCCAGCGGCGTCACCATCACGCGACGCATCGACAGCAGCGCGCTCGCCGCGGCGAGCAGCGTGACGGCCGCCACGAGACCGATCGCCCATGCGGGCGGCAGCATCGCGCTCGCACTCAGCGGTGCGCCGTCGAAGGGGATGAGGCCGATGAGGGGCGCGGTGGCGGTCGCGGCTGCGACGCCGACGATGGCGCCG harbors:
- a CDS encoding Type 1 glutamine amidotransferase-like domain-containing protein; translation: MRMLLTSNGIANAAIEEALVDLLGTPIAEARVVVVIDAILGFPGDSAKLLEHLELLRSLGWAEFDVASLFAGPAELVASRLRSADVILGYGGSDLWAAHAWLSTGLAPVLAELLEEKVYIGWSAGSMIFSRGMQRWDSAGNGEEREMFGLTEVAPAVPLFDWRFIGHLGADFMPAGVEERVAVRAGQTGQQVWFIDDDSALVVRDPAEEPVLISTGHWRRYDADGSLADSR
- a CDS encoding nitroreductase/quinone reductase family protein, with the protein product MAFNDMIIDAFRAGEGEVREPIDFGRSLGLLHIPKRDGTIALIPLMAIEQGGSWHVVASAAGSPQHPAWSYSLRRASEIDLEVAGDIGAPIRVVRVAVTELTGAERDRMWEAFTQVGEGFRGYEAKAQGRVFPIFRLTPLEQPDAA
- a CDS encoding amidohydrolase, with product MRVLDDLASVRPFTEELYRHLHAHPELSDREHETAARMAAELRATGVDEVHEGVGASTGVVGILRNGEGPTILVRADMDGLPVVEDAIVEYRSTQTAEIDGQTVGVMHACGHDVHMATLQGSVRLLAEHRDAWSGTLVVVFQPAEETIGGARGMTDALRAIVPDIDVALGQHVGPYPASSVRIAPGPVMAACDELIVTIHGRGGHGSQPETTVDPVVLAASIVLRLQTIVSREIPSTAQAVLTVGTIHAGTKSNIIPDTARLGISMRTYDEELRTRMRAAVERIVQAECQAAGAPEPATIERTLWAPVTDNDPETTATLTAALAEEFGDDVHPMVRLSGSEDFSELAAAYGRPYAFWFTGGIDDERYAAAEAAGTLLTDIPSNHSPGFVPVLQPTLDTAVRAMTTAVLAHLGR
- a CDS encoding nitroreductase family protein translates to MELFDAIRRRRTTNGAFLPDPVREEHQRLLIEMAGRAPSQLNSQPWRFVITEDRATIEQIAAISGASMTEAMSNGTFFERYKRYFRFSKREMEERRDGMLFDRLPAPLRPFTSQAMTPRGQRLMNSLKVPQTLGEENRRLVAGAPLLLGVMLDRAEHRPGELSSFYSLFSMGAAMENLWLSTVELGLGIQFISFPMEVPGQWERIVELFKVPDELELMAVYRIGYVPEEARRPRIDWSSSERKRPSQIVFRDTCETPQLGWDDAPGDARG
- a CDS encoding TetR/AcrR family transcriptional regulator — its product is MTESTAIAGAAPEALPDGIGVRIETPSPRAGRRIDALLDAAAHEVAARGRESLTTGDVAARAEVSIGTVYRYFPDRTALLEALGTRARLRLHRHLDEILAIAAADDASVARAIVAAIRATRDAEPSYLALGIGDRVDPVDAFDAEAAWIEATGPAVAALVALGADAWRARTATLRAAMLVDAMVRAGGADDARVLDVVAIEAVRRSLDPEAFAEAA
- a CDS encoding NUDIX domain-containing protein; its protein translation is MRLREDEVVRPDGGSGIYGVVEVANPAVFVVALTDDDEVVLVHLYRYTTGRWSIEVPAGSTDGEDALVAARRELAEETGLEAAEWIRVGGMSSLNGICDAPEHVFLARGLRPVGGGAAATRATQEEEGIADVRRVPFGEVLAMIGRGEIVDAETMAAMLHVAVHLGRVR
- a CDS encoding YciI family protein, with protein sequence MIAVHLRYTDDPGRLELRPRHRELLQGLVEEGVLLAAGPYEHGEGALLLFAADRDRVQQAIDADPYMTHPGVVITAIEEWNPAIGGIRPL
- a CDS encoding type III polyketide synthase — protein: MPASAPAICAIGTAVPAARLEQQAARDLLARQPDLTRLGARLVRTAFDASAIDARHVVLDELVEPRETPFFDVEHDALRSPSTRVRNTRYAEHAPTLALDAASAALADGGLEPTSITHVVTASCTGFFAPGIDHLLVRDLGLPSSTPRLHVGFMGCYAAFPALRAADAICRADPRAVVLVVCVELCSLHLRSSSDPDTIVASSVFADGAGAAIVAVRPQPRSSLRIDALASAIAPSSEEEMAWTIGDEGFEMVLSGAVPRLIGANVVEAIAPLADARRAGSWPEVAGWAVHPGGRAILDTVQRTLGLDDAALAPSRRVLAERGNMSSATVLHILQAQLRERSPGEQVCAMAFGPGLTMESALLTMQEPA
- a CDS encoding methyltransferase domain-containing protein; its protein translation is MRSLERRSHELERMDDPHVDVALLERTYRQFETVNRIVSRWRWLYVRRIRPTLPRDRTATVLDVGSGGGDVARALASWIRSDGIDALVTGIDPDERAHAFATARPAPGVRFERASSADLVADGRRFDVVVSNHVLHHLDDRALAGVLADSEALTDRLAIHADLERARVPLVAFGLATWPLRRGSLLHDDGTASIRRSHRAAELRTLVPDPWRVERLAPYRLLAVLDRGRRA
- a CDS encoding DNA-formamidopyrimidine glycosylase family protein, producing the protein MPELPEVQALADDLRGRLVGRRVRRLDVYAISALKTFDPPARALDGGEVTSVERHGKWLDLAVATVGDAPSVLHVCIHLARAGWLRWRDEAPKARPRMGKGPLAAQLMLDDDAGFDMTEAGTKKGLAIHVVRDPSDVRDIATLGPDPLAPDFDEAAFGAVLDEAGRAQIKGVLRSQRRIAGIGNAYSDEILHVARMSPFHPASMGADDRHRLYVAMRETLQDAVTARSGVPASSLKSEKRSDMRVHGRTGEACPVCGDTIRQVEYADSTFQYCPTCQTGGRPLSDRVLSRLLR
- a CDS encoding FtsX-like permease family protein, which encodes MSALRLAPLLLRPATQGAAVLALPAVAFAVTTWLLGIVVGGARAFFTWTSMDAAFYQLLAIVALALLAVPLATLGGAAARLSARRRDDRLAALRLLGATSGTVLALAVGEATILALVGAIVGVAAATATAPLIGLIPFDGAPLSASAMLPPAWAIGLVAAVTLLAAASALLSMRRVMVTPLGVARRETPARVHWIVVVLAIAGMAIVASAFSSFSSIGAALGVVALVAVLGIGFGVAMLVLQLLGPWLLGVQARWQVRRAQTPPRLLAARTVLESPKAAWRQVGGVALVTFVGVIAGVGSALLGTAEAAGEASLAADIRTGLVITVVGSFVTVACTVGLTQAASILDGRAVSRALHHGGMDVATMDAARRRAVLSPLLLVVVVAAVAAGVLVVPLLGFALLLDPLTILVTVGVVALGVLIVAAGLLATRPLLRRVATAHVAIA